In the genome of Aspergillus luchuensis IFO 4308 DNA, chromosome 2, nearly complete sequence, one region contains:
- a CDS encoding uncharacterized protein (COG:S;~EggNog:ENOG410PSRP), whose product MIARSVLRRPHFSSNKPSFLRLRRLILIRSPAPQIRLVHSITPPFIPSTLFSTQMASRQNPSKRTPEIESGMNDADELERLLAKDGFKIWGFVIYRCTYQSDSDWEKLMIRFHKRVKIYLQYYNGLDLLARFTPTVLEDRSFEGTTVASLRDKFNEWAVTAVKKEQGIDPSHLWHLKNGRYRFFIMVDQEALDSILSTPDNDIHGGFVRLVNAEWKAEELDEEELAERGGPGPEEEPLEGCTAEDIGWMKVCWGESQTPGYVILDDSLRWDRFYSRPPVIQRLA is encoded by the coding sequence ATGATTGCAAGAAGTGTTCTCCGCCGCCCGCacttcagcagcaacaaaccAAGCTTCCTTCGCCTGCGCCGTCTTATTCTTATTCGCTCTCCTGCTCCCCAGATCCGTCTTGTGCATAGTATCACACCGCCTTTCATCCCTTCCACCCTGTTCTCCACACAAATGGCTTCGCGACAGAACCCCTCTAAACGCACTCCCGAGATTGAGAGCGGGATGAATGATGCCGACGAGCTGGAGAGACTTCTGGCCAAAGATGGTTTTAAAATATGGGGTTTTGTTATCTATCGATGCACGTATCAAAGTGACTCCGACTGGGAGAAATTAATGATCCGGTTCCATAAGCGCGTCAAAATTTACCTTCAGTATTACAACGGTCTAGATCTCCTCGCCAGATTTACTCCAACGGTCTTGGAAGATCGATCTTTCGAGGGTACGACGGTGGCCTCGTTACGTGATAAATTCAATGAGTGGGCTGTGACTGCAGTGAAAAAGGAACAAGGAATTGATCCCAGCCACCTATGGCATTTGAAAAATGGTAGATACCGCTTTTTCATCATGGTGGACCAAGAAGCCTTGGATTCAATCCTGAGCACGCCAGACAATGATATACACGGAGGGTTCGTTCGTCTAGTCAATGCCGAATGGAAAGCGGAGGAGTtagatgaggaagagctggcGGAACGCGGGGGACCTGGCCCAGAAGAGGAGCCACTGGAAGGGTGTACAGCGGAGGATATTGGCTGGATGAAAGTATGCTGGGGGGAGTCACAGACGCCTGGATATGTGATTCTCGATGACTCCCTTCGGTGGGATAGATTTTATTCGCGGCCACCTGTGATTCAACGTCTTGCCTAA
- a CDS encoding uncharacterized protein (COG:I;~EggNog:ENOG410PW2M;~InterPro:IPR002018,IPR029058), giving the protein MENHVSWEQTPCELNLGSLGPICGLQRIDDKVHRYARVPYALPPIGALRWQNLRPLPFDYSYSYPDETRLDATIFGPVCPQAYLSSGARKTPGSNWTLVNAPPPGQRRPVVYRDCFAMGDLLNELVIYD; this is encoded by the coding sequence ATGGAGAATCACGTTTCGTGGGAGCAAACGCCCTGCGAGCTCAACCTGGGCAGTCTAGGTCCGATCTGTGGCCTACAACGAATTGACGACAAGGTTCATCGTTATGCCCGCGTCCCCTacgctcttcctcccatcGGCGCGTTACGCTGGCAGAATCTACGCCCTTTACCATTTGACTACTCATATAGCTATCCAGATGAAACAAGATTGGATGCCACCATCTTCGGTCCTGTTTGTCCGCAGGCCTATCTCTCCAGCGGTGCCCGGAAGACTCCTGGTTCCAACTGGACTTTAGTCAATGCGCCTCCGCCAGGACAACGCCGGCCAGTGGTGTACCGAGACTGTTTTGCCATGGGCGATCTTCTAAATGAGCTCGTAATATACGATTAG
- a CDS encoding uncharacterized protein (COG:G;~EggNog:ENOG410QDI1;~InterPro:IPR011701,IPR036259;~PFAM:PF07690;~TransMembrane:10 (i52-69o89-107i128-153o220-239i289-309o329-347i370-391o403-423i435-457o463-484i);~go_function: GO:0022857 - transmembrane transporter activity [Evidence IEA];~go_process: GO:0055085 - transmembrane transport [Evidence IEA]) produces the protein MASGKADIALAERSLDPPPLGDDKHPGMVVDLVHASEAEYTPDQYRRLVRKVDWIILPLMWIISGTQYADKASISTQATFGLGQDTHLVGQQYSWLTSIFYLAFLVSEAPGNYILQRVSVGPTVAVSMFLWGIIVLCIAFATNFAGLAVLRFLEGVTECTTYPALLLITATWYTKEEHAMRSVIWGSANAGMDVLTSLVNYGIGRRAETHSNGMAPWKGISFFLGALTIVLSGIAYLVLGTPREVRWLSPEEKRMAAARVVASQTGSDAQKRTLDWKQVAIAFRDPQTYFFFFLVIVNSVPNGGTTAFGNLVYVSFGFTALETIVKGKIPQQLLSIAWFLIAGYITLRKRNSRCALSLSSLTGQGTNPEVAVYIMIISVIPAFCGMLALALLPHSSSLLWARWGVYFMTSVGNLAGPLIWTLLPSNVAGRTKKSVTGTVLFIAYCVGNCVGAQVFRAKDAPRYIPAIVVCSIMYGLEILLMIAWRTYYVWQNKRRASLIAAMAMTVQESAHQGRLNAESDMTDYENIHFVYSL, from the exons ATGGCATCTGGAAAGGCAGACATCGCGTTGGCAGAGAGGTCGCTGGATCCTCCGCCGCTTGGGGATGACAAGCATCCCGGTATGGTTGTCGACCTGGTCCACGCTAGTGAAGCTGAATATACACCGGACCAGTACCGCCGGCTGGTGCGCAAGGTGGACTGGATCATCCTCCCGTTGATGTGGATTATCTCTGGCACGCAATACGCTGACAAGGCATCAATCTCGACCCAGGCCACATTTGGCCTCGGGCAAGACACCCATCTGGTGGGTCAACAGTACTCCTGGCTGACCTCGATCTTCTACTTGGCTTTCCTGGTCAGCGAGGCCCCCGGTAATTATATATTGCAGCGTGTCAGTGTTGGCCCTACCGTGGCCGTGTCTATGTTCCTGTGGG GCATCATCGTGTTGTGCATCGCCTTCGCCACCAACTTTGCGGGTCTAGCAGTGTTGCGATTCCTTGAAGGTGTCACTGAATGCACCACCTACCCAGCCCTTCTGCTGATCACAGCCACATGGTATACCAAGGAAGAACATGCAATGCGCTCGGTCATCTGGGGCAGCGCTAACGCTGGGATGGACGTATTGACTAGCTTGGTTAACTATGGTATTGGCCGCCGCGCTGAGACACACTCAAATGGAATGGCTCCCTGGAAGGgcatctccttctttctaGGGGCGTTGACCATTGTACTTAGCGGCATCGCCTATCTTGTCCTAGGTACACCACGCGAGGTACGCTGGCTGTCCCCTGAGGAAAAACGCATGGCTGCGGCGCGAGTGGTGGCCAGTCAAACTGGCTCGGATGCCCAAAAGCGCACTCTGGATTGGAAGCAGGTGGCCATCGCCTTCCGCGACCCTCAGacctacttcttcttctttctcgtcATTGTGAATTCCGTTCCCAATGGTGGCACAACGGCTTTTGGAAACCTCGTCTATGTCTCCTTTGGCTTTACGGCCCTGGAGACCATTGTGAAGGGTAAAATTCCACAACAGCTGCTATCGATCGCGTGGTTTTTGATCGCTGGTTATATAACATTGAGAAAACGGAATTCCCGCTGTGCGTTGTCCCTGTCATCCTTAACTGGCCAAGGCACTAACCCAGAGGTGGCAGTCTATATTATGATCATTTCGGTGATCCCTGCCTTCTGCGGTATGCTCGCCCTGGCCCTGCTCCCTCACTCCTCGAGCCTGCTGTGGGCGCGCTGGGGCGTGTACTTCATGACCAGTGTGGGCAATCTGGCCGGTCCTTTGATATGGACTCTCTTGCCATCCAACGTGGCAGGGCGGACAAAGAAGTCGGTTACAGGCACTGTGCTATTCATTGCCTACTGTGTAGGAAACTGCGTCGGCGCCCAGGTCTTCCGAGCTAAGGATGCGCCACGATACATTCCCGCGATCGTAGTATGCTCTATTATGTACGGCCTGGAGATACTTTTGATGATCGCGTGGCGCACCTACT ATGTTTGGCAGAATAAACGTCGCGCTTCTCTGATTGCCGCCATGGCCATGACTGTCCAGGAGTCAGCGCATCAGGGCCGCCTAAATGCAGAGTCAGACATGACAGACTACGAGAACATTCACTTTGTTTACAGTCTGTAG
- a CDS encoding aminotransferase-like domain-containing protein (COG:E;~EggNog:ENOG410PIX0;~InterPro:IPR004839,IPR015424,IPR015421;~PFAM:PF00155;~TransMembrane:1 (o385-405i);~go_function: GO:0003824 - catalytic activity [Evidence IEA];~go_function: GO:0030170 - pyridoxal phosphate binding [Evidence IEA];~go_process: GO:0009058 - biosynthetic process [Evidence IEA]), whose protein sequence is MTQSQSTNELPTAVDFSHHINLRSRARHPSPLKDIIRFMAVEDMVSLAGGLPHPSFFPFHRVTITASTPTAENSTCSLELPLEGFLQYGSGSGNAQLRAWCREFTQLVHSPAYADWEVLLHPGNTNAWSKVVGLLCEPDDYILCESYTYPSAQAFWIPLGNKAAPVPSDAEGMCADALAQTLRDWDDTHPGARQPRVLYLVGVGSNPSGVTMSIQRRRDIYDVCVEYDVIIVEDDPYFFLQYPEYNASQVAMDDPELVGNDEFLRSLTPSMLQIDHQGRVIRLESFSKTLAPGLRLGYFVANPVFTERLLRATEVETQDPSGLSQALTLRLMQSWGIDGYLGWLQGLSVEYRYRRDWMIDAFSQHFRLEDAAEDSRALVAHLGDIPIFSFVPPTGGMFIWACFYLSQNSAFKKLRHDENVVDPEQTVADQLWRQFAEAKVLLTPGSYYHPWEGPDKITTHARGATPSTTNFRFSFSMTTKEEMERGIARMARVIRASWKLDQLVG, encoded by the exons ATgacccaatcccaatccacCAACGAACTCCCCACGGCGGTTGACTTTAGCCACCATATCAACTTACGCTCCCGGGCGCGTCATCCAAGCCCCCTCAAGGACATTATTCGGTTTATGGCCGTTGAAGACATGGTCAGCCTGGCAGGAG GCCTTCCGCAcccatctttcttccctttccacaGAGTCACCATAACCGCATCAACTCCAACAGCCGAGAATAGCACCTGCTCGCTCGAATTGCCCCTTGAGGGTTTCTTGCAGTATGGGTCGGGATCAGGCAATGCCCAACTACGTGCCTGGTGCCGCGAGTTTACCCAACTGGTGCATAGCCCGGCATACGCAGACTGGGAAGTGCTGCTGCATCCAGGAAACACCAACGCATGGAGTAAAGTAGTCGGCCTGTTGTGCGAGCCAGACGACTACATCCTGTGTGAGAGTTACACCTATCCTTCCGCGCAGGCCTTTTGGATCCCCCTGGGTAACAAGGCGGCCCCGGTTCCATCAGACGCGGAAGGCATGTGTGCTGATGCTCTCGCCCAAACATTGCGCGATTGGGATGATACCCACCCTGGCGCTCGGCAGCCGCGCGTGCTTTACCTTGTCGGTGTCGGTTCAAACCCATCCGGCGTTACGATGAGCATACAACGTCGACGAGACATTTACGATGTGTGTGTCGAGTACG ATGTCATTATTGTTGAGGACGATCCATACTTTTTCCTGCAGTATCCGGAATACAATGCTAGTCAGGTCGCCATGGACGACCCTGAACTCGTCGGAAACGATGAGTTCTTGAGGTCCTTGACACCGTCAATGCTCCAAATCGACCACCAGGGCCGTGTCATCCGGTTGGAGTCCTTTAGTAAGACACTGGCACCGGGTCTGCGGCTCGGCTACTTTGTCGCTAATCCGGTGTTCACGGAGCGACTGCTTCGTGCGACCGAAGTCGAGACCCAGGATCCATCCGGCCTCTCACAGGCGCTTACCCTCCGCTTGATGCAAAGCTGGGGTATCGACGGCTATCTTGGATGGCTGCAGGGGCTAAGTGTGGAGTACCGTTACCGACGTGACTGGATGATTGACGCCTTTTCGCAGCATTTCCGCCTTGAGGACGCGGCGGAGGATAGCAGAGCCCTGGTGGCCCACCTTGGTGACATTCCTATTTTCTCCTTCGTACCACCGACCGGTGGTATGTTCATCTGGGCCTGCTTTTATCTGTCGCAGAACTCTGCCTTTAAGAAGCTACGGCACGATGAGAACGTGGTTGATCCGGAGCAGACTGTGGCCGACCAGCTTTGGCGGCAGTTCGCCGAGGCcaaa GTCCTCCTGACCCCGGGGTCTTATTACCACCCCTGGGAGGGGCCGGACAAAATTACAACCCACGCGCGCGGAGCCACACCCTCGACGACCAACTTTCggttttccttctccatgacGACG aaggaagagatggagcgTGGTATTGCACGAATGGCTCGAGTGATACGGGCGTCGTGGAAGCTTGACCAGTTAGTAGGTTAA
- a CDS encoding uncharacterized protein (COG:S;~EggNog:ENOG410PPZN;~InterPro:IPR036864,IPR007219,IPR001138;~PFAM:PF00172,PF04082;~TransMembrane:1 (o491-510i);~go_function: GO:0000981 - DNA-binding transcription factor activity, RNA polymerase II-specific [Evidence IEA];~go_function: GO:0003677 - DNA binding [Evidence IEA];~go_function: GO:0008270 - zinc ion binding [Evidence IEA];~go_process: GO:0006351 - transcription, DNA-templated [Evidence IEA];~go_process: GO:0006355 - regulation of transcription, DNA-templated [Evidence IEA]): protein MASPMQRKSDRRVWKACLACRRKKVKCDGEESCHGCQSRNQKCEYPDSNDNAAASRRDASSLDKHYRNIEALGLRLEGLTQTLSECILAIRDTNNRTGLPLNPASNCDSRSESRTRSLPTEEDMETEDDIPGTDHLDAPPTPTSYKSRDRVGHMVPDSYGRLRYLGGAANNLVIEAVQGLSPSPDRSPNSAQASIPQASIEMPFFQHGRVWPELPYLPSANELARPPQYVADLLVGIYFDQLHYTFPILDQTRFVSQYRAMTPGSPVERGFLSVFFAVCACASGLLPREPGATGLVGIDYYQRALLLFWASSGEVFLEQAQCLGLLAVCSAGWNTVAQSWRLVGQAVRIAQDLGLHIASLKDAHVSTSDHDADAQVAQRVWWGLFTLDCLTSICLGRPMAANLEDCCCELPSADGDSSPMAGFVAFTRLCQIAAKVHRLHGSPPVRRETWTARWQHLRPAVDRLVHELEHWLQQLPDEIRFSANRIQTGPSLTMCFIVFILHSAIIMNLYRPLVGQTLSTLTDPSSECISAARSCIQAAELIRERVPPSHHLAFCVQYLTISGILLWTMENPQSDQPAAGLTDVYQALQSLIELECVWPCASRGRAILERLLQHPRADASAHLPSLPVLDGLWELFSPSTADMVFNGL from the exons ATGGCTTCACCAATGCAGAGAAAGTCTGACCGACGTGTCTGGAAGGCGTGTCTTGCTTGCCGGCGGAAGAAG GTTAAATGTGACGGGGAGGAGTCATGCCATGGTTGCCAGTCGCGCAACCAGAAATGCGAGTATCCCGATAGTAACGATAATGCGGCGGCCAGCCGACGCGATGCCAGCTCTTTGGACAAGCATTACCGGAATATTGAGGCGTTGGGACTGCGGCTTGAGGGCCTCACCCAGACGCTATCGGAATGTATCCTCGCTATTCGCGACACCAACAACCGAACGGGATTACCACTTAACCCGGCCTCGAACTGTGACTCACGGTCAGAGTCAAGGACCAGATCCCTCCCAACAGAAGAGGATATGGAGACGGAGGATGATATTCCTGGCACCGATCACCTAGATGCCCCGCCAACTCCCACATCTTACAAATCGCGGGATCGTGTCGGGCATATGGTACCTGACTCCTATGGGCGTTTGCG ATACCTTGGCGGTGCAGCCAATAATCTGGTTATTGAGGCAGTGCAGGGGTTGTCACCGTCTCCAGATCGCTCGCCCAATTCAGCTCAAGCTTCGATCCCCCAGGCCTCAATCGAAATGCCCTTCTTCCAGCATGGACGGGTCTGGCCCGAGCTCCCCTATCTGCCATCGGCGAACGAACTGGCCCGTCCCCCCCAGTATGTAGCAGATCTCCTTGTCGGAATTTACTTTGACCAGTTACACTATACATTTCCTATCCTAGACCAGACCCGATTCGTTTCCCAGTATCGCGCCATGACTCCGGGAAGTCCTGTAGAACGCGGTttcctctccgtcttcttTGCTGTTTGCGCCTGCGCCTCCGGGCTACTGCCACGCGAACCCGGTGCTACGGGGCTGGTAGGCATTGACTACTACCAAAGGgctcttctgcttttctgGGCCTCCAGCGGTGAAGTGTTTCTGGAGCAAGCCCAGTGTCTGGGCCTGCTGGCCGTGTGCTCTGCCGGCTGGAATACCGTGGCCCAGAGCTGGCGTCTGGTGGGTCAGGCAGTCCGCATCGCCCAAGATTTGGGCCTCCATATCGCCAGCCTG AAGGATGCCCATGTTTCCACTAGCGACCACGATGCCGACGCGCAAGTCGCCCAAAGGGTATGGTGGGGCTTGTTTACACTCGACTG CCTTACTTCCATCTGCCTCGGTCGTCCCATGGCCGCCAACCTGGAAGATTGCTGCTGCGAGCTGCCCTCGGCCGACGGAGACAGCTCGCCCATGGCTGGGTTCGTCGCCTTCACTCGCCTGTGTCAGATAGCTGCCAAAGTGCATCGCCTACACGGGTCGCCGCCAGTGCGAAGAGAGACATGGACAGCGCGCTGGCAACATCTGCGACCGGCCGTCGACCGGCTGGTTCATGAATTGGAGCATTGGTTACAGCAGCTACCGGATGAGATCCGATTTTCCGCCAACCGGATCCAGACGGGACCCAGTCTCACCATGTGCTTTATCGTTTTTATCCTTCACTCAGCTATCATCATGAATTTGTATCG GCCTCTTGTCGGTCAAACTCTGTCCACCCTCACCGATCCGAGTAGCGAGTGCATCAGCGCGGCGCGGAGCTGCATCCAGGCTGCAGAGCTAATCCGCGAGCGGGtgcctccatcccatcaccTCGCCTTCTGCGTGCAGTATCTTACTATCTCTGGTATTCTGCTGTGGACCATGGAGAACCCACAGAGCGATCAGCCAGCCGCGGGCCTCACTGACGTCTATCAGGCGTTACAATCCTTGATCGAGCTGGAGTGCGTGTGGCCCTGCGCGAGTCGTGGCAGGGCGATCCTGGAGCGGCTCTTGCAACACCCCCGGGCAGACGCGAGcgctcatcttccatctttgCCCGTTCTGGATGGGCTGTGGGAGCTCTTTTCACCATCTACTGCGGACATGGTTTTCAATGGTCTTTAG
- a CDS encoding HpcH/HpaI aldolase family protein (COG:G;~EggNog:ENOG410PP2K;~InterPro:IPR005000,IPR015813,IPR040442;~PFAM:PF03328;~go_function: GO:0003824 - catalytic activity [Evidence IEA]): protein MVSSIASPVVSTTGKTRLQASLERATARQGPSIGQWLEFPGYSLARTVAPLGADWVLIDCEHGDIDDKAMYLQVGAVSSAGVSPIVRIPASEPWMMKRALDCGAHAIMVPMCETKVRQMPVPHGCHSFLILTSCQEQAEAIVRGCKYPSSQWPQGLRGAGAMFAPAAFNQSGREYLTHANDNVVIIVQIESRMAVENCAAIAAVPGIDMLFVGPNDLASSLGYFALDHAQIAEVQGATNRVLKAAKDAGKYAGHFALSADVAAAKYHQGFDFVNSGADIVALTSWMSGELTRLRRLTEISATKPSPQ, encoded by the exons ATGGTGTCTTCTATTGCTTCGCCAGTTGTGTCCACAACTGGAAAGACGCGACTGCAGGCCTCACTAGAGCGTGCGACCGCGCGGCAAGGGCCGTCCATCGGACAGTGGCTGGAATTTCCGGGCTACTCATTAGCACGCACTGTAGCACCTCTAGGGGCAGAT TGGGTATTGATCGACTGTGAGCATGGGGACATCGATGACAAGGCCATGTACCTGCAGGTCGGAGCCGTCTCCTCAGCTGGGGTGTCGCCCATCGTGCGCATTCCCGCCTCGGAgccctggatgatgaagcgCGCCTTAGACTGCGGCGCCCACGCAATAATGGTGCCTATGTGTGAGACCAAGGTCCGTCAAATGCCCGTCCCTCATGGCTGCCattccttcctcatcttaACATCCTGCCAGGAACAAGCCGAGGCTATTGTACGAGGGTGTAAATACCCCTCTTCGCAGTGGCCCCAGGGGTTGCGGGGTGCAGGTGCCATGTTTGCTCCGGCTGCCTTCAATCAGAGCGGGCGAGAGTACCTGACTCACGCCAACGACAACGTGGTCATTATCGTGCAGATTGAATCGCGGATGGCAGTCGAGAATTGTGCTGCCATTGCGGCAGTTCCAGGCATCGACATGCTCTTCGTTGGACCCAATGACCTGGCCTCATCCCTGGGGTACTTTGCCTTGGATCACGCCCAGATTGCTGAGGTCCAGGGGGCCACGAATCGCGTTCTGAAAGCCGCCAAAGATGCTGGAAAATATGCTGGTCACTTTGCCCTTTCGGCAGATGTGGCCGCGGCCAAATACCACCAGGGTTTTGATTTTGTCAACTCTGGAGCGGACATTGTGGCCTTGACTTCCTGGATGTCGGGAGAACTGACCAGGTTGCGCCGACTCACAGAAATTAGCGCTACCAAACCGAGTCCTCAGTAA